The Myxocyprinus asiaticus isolate MX2 ecotype Aquarium Trade chromosome 26, UBuf_Myxa_2, whole genome shotgun sequence genome has a window encoding:
- the ubl7b gene encoding ubiquitin-like protein 7b, with product MESSAWHLSLKLSDKPKSVFQFPESEPGDVHPGRYLVSTLKQLISAQFPDSLPDPELIDFVHCGYVLKDDLTLDSYGIKCGSTLHIIKKTWPEPEVKPEPVNRSAAAREFRMLQAALHSNAAYRDAVFKMLGNKESLDQIIVASPGLSSDPVALGVLQDKDLFVQFTDPNLLDMLIRSHPALVNAIILVLHSVTRSMSNQSSASTSRNATASSYSDMPGGFLFEGMSDDEEDFQPGNRAGSSRHQRPFARSRPMTLGHSGATGPRPITQSELASALALASTPEGSGVTPTLGGQEMSSAGPSVPSGVPVTSSLLSQALQQALQASGVSSLQGRWQSQMQQLRDMGIQDEELALRALTATNGDLQAALELIFAGGGVV from the exons ATGGAAAGTTCCGCATGGCATCTCTCCCTGAAACTCAGTGACAAACCCAAATCAGTCTTCCAGTTTCCAGAGAGTGAACCAGGAGATGTCCATCCAGGCAGATACTTGGTATCAACACTCAAACAGCTGATCTCAGCACAGTTTCCAGACTCACTGCCTGACCCTGAGCTCATAG ACTTTGTGCATTGTGGCTATGTGCTCAAAGATGATCTCACGTTAGACTCCTATGGGATTAAGTGTGGGTCAACATTGCATATTATTAAGAAAACATGGCCAGAACCTGAGGTCAAGCCTG AGCCGGTGAACAGGTCTGCAGCTGCCAGAGAATTCAGGATGCTTCAGGCAGCTTTGCACTCCAATGCAGCATACAGAGATGCG GTGTTCAAGATGCTGGGTAATAAAGAATCTTTGGACCAGATTATTGTGGCCTCTCCAGGACTCAGTTCAGACCCTGTTGCTTTAG GTGTGCTCCAGGATAAAGACCtgtttgtacagtttacagacccaAACTTGCTAGACAT GTTGATCAGATCTCACCCAGCATTGGTCAACGCTATCATCTTGGTCTTACACTCCGTGACGAGAAGCATGTCCAACCAATCAAGTGCCAGCACATCCCGCAACGCGACAGCCAGTTCTTACAGTGACATGCCAG GAGGTTTTCTGTTTGAGGGCATGTCTGATGATGAGGAAGATTTTCAGCCT GGAAACAGAGCTGGCTCATCAAGACACCAGAGACCATTTGCAAGGTCCAGACCGATGACACTGGGACACAGTGGAGCCACAGGACCACGTCCCATCACCCAGAGTGAGCTAGCATCTGCTCTAGCTTTAGCCAGCACACCTGAAGGCAGTGGAGTCACACCCACACTGGGTGGTCAG gAAATGTCCTCTGCTGGGCCATCAGTGCCATCAGGTGTTCCTGTCACAAGCAGTCTGCTTAGTCAGGCACTGCAGCAAGCTCTACAGGCCTCTGGTGTGAGCTCACTACAG GGACGTTGGCAGTCTCAAATGCAGCAGTTGAGGGATATGGGGATCCAGGATGAGGAACTTGCACTGCGCGCATTAACAGCTACGAACGGAGATCTCCAGGCAGCTCTCGAGCTCATCTTTGCTGGGGGAGGTGTTGTCTAA